The proteins below come from a single Kitasatospora sp. NBC_00315 genomic window:
- a CDS encoding antibiotic biosynthesis monooxygenase, protein MIVRIWAAQIVAGRMDDFCALLSTQVMPELRATDGCLGGEVLRSLTDEGPRVLMISRWRDEDALRAYAGPMWRIRPVWAEDELRYLAHPPEVAHYRPLPHG, encoded by the coding sequence GTGATCGTCCGGATCTGGGCCGCCCAGATCGTCGCGGGACGGATGGACGACTTCTGCGCCCTGCTGTCCACCCAGGTGATGCCGGAGCTGCGGGCCACGGACGGGTGCCTGGGCGGGGAGGTGCTGCGCTCGTTGACCGACGAGGGCCCCCGGGTGCTGATGATCAGCCGGTGGCGGGACGAGGACGCGCTCCGGGCCTATGCCGGGCCGATGTGGCGGATCCGGCCGGTGTGGGCCGAGGACGAGTTGCGGTACCTGGCGCACCCGCCGGAGGTCGCCCACTACCGGCCGCTGCCCCACGGCTGA
- a CDS encoding SMP-30/gluconolactonase/LRE family protein has product MSTSLPAPRPVDDRVSSLGEGPVWDVRTNSLRWVDIPAGTVHHSDGSSRRLPPPATAILPTADGWAAVLRDGVVELDGPARAAVPLGRAERCNDAKADPAGRIWVGTMAPEETLGRGALLRLDGTEATEVISGASIANGLGWSPDARLMYWIDTPTGRIDVFDYDLADGSVRGRRPFADVRGDSGGGHPDGLAVDAEGALWVALWGGAALHRYLPDGRLDTVLPIAVACPTSCAFGGEDLRTLYITTAHRPGADGRFAPDAGRLHAVRVPVPGPPPTPAVFPGRVGASPGGAFPPSE; this is encoded by the coding sequence ATGAGCACGTCGCTGCCCGCACCCCGGCCCGTCGACGACCGGGTCAGCTCCCTCGGCGAGGGACCGGTGTGGGACGTCCGAACCAACTCGCTGCGCTGGGTGGACATTCCGGCCGGTACGGTGCACCACTCGGACGGCAGTTCCCGTCGGCTTCCGCCGCCCGCCACGGCGATCCTGCCCACCGCCGACGGCTGGGCGGCCGTCCTGCGGGACGGGGTCGTGGAACTGGACGGGCCCGCGCGGGCCGCGGTGCCGCTCGGCCGCGCCGAGCGCTGCAACGACGCCAAGGCCGATCCGGCGGGCCGGATCTGGGTCGGCACCATGGCGCCGGAGGAGACGCTCGGCCGGGGCGCACTGCTGCGCCTGGACGGCACCGAGGCCACCGAGGTGATCAGCGGCGCGAGCATCGCCAACGGCCTGGGCTGGAGCCCCGATGCGCGGCTGATGTACTGGATCGACACCCCGACCGGGCGGATCGACGTCTTCGACTACGACCTGGCCGACGGCAGTGTCCGCGGCCGACGCCCCTTCGCCGACGTGCGGGGCGACAGCGGCGGCGGACACCCCGACGGCCTGGCCGTGGACGCGGAGGGTGCGCTCTGGGTCGCCCTGTGGGGTGGCGCCGCGCTCCACCGCTACCTGCCGGACGGGCGGTTGGACACCGTCCTGCCGATCGCGGTGGCCTGCCCCACCAGTTGCGCCTTCGGGGGCGAGGATCTGCGCACGCTCTACATCACCACCGCCCACCGCCCCGGCGCGGACGGCCGGTTCGCGCCGGACGCGGGGCGTCTGCACGCGGTGCGGGTCCCCGTCCCGGGGCCGCCACCCACCCCGGCGGTGTTCCCCGGGCGGGTCGGCGCATCCCCCGGTGGGGCATTCCCGCCCTCCGAGTGA
- a CDS encoding riboflavin synthase: protein MFTGIIEELGEVVSIEEIGDSSRIRLRGPVVCQGAHHGDSIAVNGVCLTVVDTPEQLASDSAEFTADVMAETLKRSSLGALGTGSRVNLERAMALGARLGGHLVQGHVDATGALLGREPGDPDAEGLPRWEVLRFSLPQSISRYLVEKGSITVDGVSLTVVEAARDSFTVSLIPATLALTTLGTKVVGDPVNLEVDVLAKYVERLLESRTLPDTIAKEAP, encoded by the coding sequence GTGTTCACCGGCATCATCGAAGAGCTCGGCGAGGTCGTTTCGATCGAGGAGATCGGCGACTCGTCGCGGATCCGCCTGCGTGGCCCGGTGGTCTGTCAGGGTGCGCACCACGGCGACTCCATCGCGGTCAACGGCGTCTGCCTCACGGTGGTCGACACCCCCGAGCAACTGGCCTCCGACAGTGCTGAGTTCACCGCCGACGTGATGGCGGAGACGTTGAAGCGCTCCAGCCTCGGCGCCCTCGGCACCGGCTCCCGGGTCAACCTGGAGCGCGCGATGGCCCTCGGGGCCCGGCTCGGCGGCCACCTGGTCCAGGGTCATGTGGACGCCACCGGCGCGCTGTTGGGCCGCGAGCCCGGGGATCCGGACGCCGAGGGGCTGCCCCGCTGGGAGGTGCTGCGGTTCTCCCTTCCGCAGAGCATCTCCCGCTACCTGGTCGAGAAGGGCTCCATCACGGTGGACGGCGTCAGCCTCACCGTCGTCGAGGCGGCCCGCGACAGCTTCACCGTCAGCCTGATCCCGGCGACCCTCGCCCTCACCACGCTCGGCACCAAGGTCGTCGGCGACCCCGTCAACCTGGAGGTCGACGTCCTCGCCAAGTACGTCGAGCGCCTGCTGGAATCCCGCACCCTGCCCGACACCATCGCGAAGGAAGCCCCGTGA
- a CDS encoding nicotinamide riboside transporter PnuC, producing the protein MNWLSGTAFTAFGEPVKWADMFGNLLGLSALALGWRRSVWSWPVQLLSGAVLIAAYLSSAVPAPGLISKQLIVIAAAGWGWTRWNRGRRDTGDIAVRFATWPERAVLAGATALGTLALAWIFLANPSLSWNPWADAYIFVGTLAAMYAQARGWVEFWFAWIAVDVVGVPLAFDSGYAFSGLTYSIYFVLVLLGLRAWWLRTRENRPATANVPQGASA; encoded by the coding sequence GTGAACTGGCTCAGTGGCACAGCGTTCACCGCCTTCGGTGAGCCCGTGAAGTGGGCCGACATGTTCGGCAACCTGCTGGGGTTGAGCGCGCTCGCACTCGGCTGGCGCCGCTCGGTGTGGAGCTGGCCGGTCCAGCTCCTCTCCGGGGCGGTCCTGATCGCCGCCTACCTCTCCAGCGCGGTGCCCGCGCCCGGCCTGATCAGCAAGCAGCTCATCGTGATCGCCGCGGCCGGCTGGGGCTGGACCCGGTGGAACCGCGGGCGCCGCGACACCGGCGACATCGCGGTCCGCTTCGCCACCTGGCCCGAGCGCGCGGTCCTGGCCGGCGCCACCGCGCTGGGCACCCTCGCCCTCGCCTGGATCTTCCTGGCCAACCCCAGCCTGTCCTGGAACCCGTGGGCCGACGCCTACATCTTCGTGGGCACGCTGGCCGCCATGTACGCCCAGGCCAGGGGATGGGTGGAGTTCTGGTTCGCGTGGATCGCCGTCGACGTCGTCGGCGTCCCGCTCGCCTTCGACAGCGGCTACGCCTTCTCCGGGCTGACCTACAGCATCTACTTCGTCCTGGTCCTGCTCGGCCTGCGCGCCTGGTGGCTGCGCACCCGCGAGAACCGTCCCGCGACCGCCAACGTCCCGCAGGGAGCATCCGCATGA
- a CDS encoding bifunctional 3,4-dihydroxy-2-butanone-4-phosphate synthase/GTP cyclohydrolase II has product MSTQPANESAGAFEDLALDPVERAIADIALGRAVIVVDDEDRENEGDIVFAASAATPELMAFTIRYSSGVICVPMTGEELDRLKLPPMTQVNEDRKGTAYAVSVDARDGVSTGISAADRARTVKLLASAGTEPGDLTRPGHVFPLRAVEGGVLVRPGHTEAAVDLARLAGLAPAGGIAEVVNDDGSMARLPELVAFAREHGLAIISIEDLIAYRRRTELHVDRAAVTSLPTTYGEFTAVGYRGTLDGIEHLALVAGGLDAEGRVTDGEDLLVRVHSECLTGDVFGSLRCDCGPQLQASLEKVAAAGRGVVLYLRGHEGRGIGLAHKLRAYELQEQGRDTVDANLDLGLPADARDYSIGAQMLTDLGVCSLTLLTNNPDKIAALTEHGLKVSGREPVRTPAGEHNLRYLRTKRDRMGHELPWLGHDS; this is encoded by the coding sequence ATGAGCACCCAGCCCGCCAACGAGTCCGCCGGCGCGTTCGAGGACCTCGCCCTCGACCCGGTCGAGCGCGCCATCGCCGACATCGCGCTCGGCCGCGCCGTGATCGTGGTCGACGACGAGGACCGTGAGAACGAGGGCGACATCGTGTTCGCCGCCTCCGCCGCCACCCCCGAGCTGATGGCCTTCACCATCCGCTACAGCTCCGGTGTCATCTGCGTGCCGATGACCGGTGAGGAGCTGGACCGCCTCAAGCTGCCGCCGATGACCCAGGTCAACGAGGACCGCAAGGGCACCGCCTACGCCGTCTCGGTCGACGCCCGCGACGGCGTCTCCACCGGCATCTCCGCCGCCGACCGGGCCCGGACCGTCAAGCTGCTCGCGTCGGCCGGCACCGAGCCGGGCGACCTGACCCGCCCCGGGCACGTGTTCCCGCTGCGCGCGGTCGAGGGCGGCGTGCTCGTGCGCCCCGGTCACACCGAGGCCGCCGTCGACCTGGCCCGGCTGGCGGGGCTGGCTCCGGCGGGCGGCATCGCCGAGGTGGTCAACGACGACGGCAGCATGGCCCGGCTGCCCGAACTGGTCGCCTTCGCCCGCGAGCACGGCCTGGCGATCATCTCGATCGAGGACCTGATCGCCTACCGCCGCCGCACCGAACTGCACGTCGACCGCGCCGCCGTCACCTCGCTGCCCACCACGTACGGGGAGTTCACCGCCGTCGGCTACCGGGGCACCCTGGACGGCATCGAGCACCTCGCGCTGGTGGCCGGCGGCCTGGACGCCGAGGGCCGGGTGACCGACGGCGAGGACCTGTTGGTCCGGGTCCACTCGGAGTGCCTCACCGGCGACGTCTTCGGCTCGCTGCGCTGCGACTGCGGCCCCCAGCTCCAGGCCTCGCTGGAGAAGGTCGCCGCCGCCGGCCGCGGAGTGGTGCTCTACCTGCGCGGCCACGAGGGCCGGGGCATCGGTCTGGCCCACAAGCTGCGCGCCTACGAGCTCCAGGAGCAGGGCCGCGACACCGTCGACGCCAACCTGGACCTCGGGCTGCCCGCCGACGCCCGGGACTACAGCATCGGCGCGCAGATGCTCACCGACCTCGGGGTGTGTTCGCTGACGCTGCTCACCAACAATCCCGACAAGATCGCCGCGCTCACCGAGCACGGCCTCAAGGTCAGCGGCCGCGAGCCGGTCCGCACCCCCGCCGGCGAGCACAACCTGCGCTACCTGCGGACCAAGCGGGACCGGATGGGCCACGAGCTGCCCTGGCTCGGCCACGACTCCTGA
- the ribH gene encoding 6,7-dimethyl-8-ribityllumazine synthase — protein MSGHGAPELTIKNCADLRVAVIAAQWHEQVMNGLLDGAHRALKELGIDEPTVLRVPGTFELPVAAKQLAGRGYDAVVALGVVIRGGTPHFDYVCEAATLGLTQVSVDTGVPVGFGVLTCDNEEQALDRAGLPGSAEDKGHEAVTAAVATAAVLRSVSEPWR, from the coding sequence GTGAGCGGCCACGGAGCCCCCGAGCTGACCATCAAGAACTGCGCCGACCTGCGGGTCGCCGTGATCGCCGCCCAGTGGCACGAGCAGGTGATGAACGGCCTGCTGGACGGCGCCCACCGCGCGCTCAAGGAGCTCGGCATCGACGAGCCGACGGTGCTGCGGGTGCCCGGTACCTTCGAACTGCCGGTCGCCGCGAAGCAGCTGGCCGGCCGCGGCTACGACGCCGTGGTCGCCCTCGGCGTGGTCATCCGCGGTGGCACCCCGCACTTCGACTACGTCTGCGAGGCCGCCACGCTCGGTCTCACCCAGGTCAGCGTCGACACCGGCGTCCCGGTCGGCTTCGGTGTCCTGACCTGTGACAACGAGGAGCAGGCGCTGGACCGCGCGGGCCTGCCCGGCTCGGCCGAGGACAAGGGGCACGAGGCCGTCACCGCCGCCGTGGCCACCGCCGCGGTGCTGCGCTCGGTCTCCGAGCCCTGGCGGTAG
- a CDS encoding phosphoribosyl-ATP diphosphatase — protein MASKTFEELFIELQQKAATGDPSSSRTAQLVQQGVHAIGKKVVEEAAEVWMAAEYQSDEETAEEISQLLYHLQVMMVAKGLTLDDVYAHL, from the coding sequence ATGGCTTCGAAGACATTCGAGGAGCTCTTCATCGAGCTCCAGCAGAAGGCCGCCACCGGCGACCCCTCGTCCTCCCGTACCGCGCAGCTCGTCCAGCAGGGCGTCCATGCGATCGGAAAGAAGGTCGTCGAGGAGGCCGCGGAGGTCTGGATGGCCGCCGAGTACCAGTCCGACGAGGAGACGGCGGAGGAGATCTCGCAGCTCCTCTACCACCTCCAGGTGATGATGGTCGCCAAGGGGCTGACGCTCGACGACGTGTACGCCCATCTCTAG
- the hisG gene encoding ATP phosphoribosyltransferase, with amino-acid sequence MLRIAVPNKGSLSGPAAEMLHEAGYRQRKDPKELVLVDPDNQVEFFFLRPRDIAVYVGSGRLDVGITGRDLLLDSASNAEEVLALGFGGSTFRFARPVGVQVEDVKGLEGLRIATSYTGLVQQHLAEHGVKATVTKLDGAVETAVQLGVADVIADVVETGTSLRNAGLEVFGDPILVSDAVVIRPKGAGEDAGVEQFLRRLQGVLVARRYVLMDYDIRAESVSAAVALTPGLESPTVSPLHTEGWVAVRSMVLRKEAQRIMDDLWSIGARAILVTNIHACRL; translated from the coding sequence ATGCTGCGCATCGCCGTCCCCAACAAGGGTTCGCTCTCGGGTCCCGCGGCGGAGATGCTCCATGAGGCCGGCTACCGCCAGCGCAAGGACCCCAAGGAGCTCGTCCTCGTCGACCCGGACAACCAGGTCGAGTTCTTCTTCCTGCGCCCGCGCGACATCGCGGTCTACGTGGGCTCCGGCCGGCTGGACGTCGGCATCACCGGCCGCGACCTGCTGCTGGACTCCGCCTCCAATGCGGAGGAGGTGCTCGCCCTCGGTTTCGGCGGGTCGACCTTCCGCTTCGCGCGTCCGGTGGGCGTGCAGGTCGAGGACGTGAAGGGCCTGGAGGGCCTGCGGATCGCCACCTCCTACACCGGCCTGGTGCAGCAGCACCTCGCCGAGCACGGGGTGAAGGCGACCGTCACCAAGCTCGACGGAGCGGTGGAGACCGCCGTCCAGTTGGGCGTCGCCGACGTGATCGCGGACGTCGTCGAGACCGGCACCAGCCTGCGCAACGCCGGCCTCGAGGTCTTCGGTGACCCGATCCTGGTGTCGGACGCAGTGGTGATCCGCCCCAAGGGCGCCGGCGAGGACGCCGGGGTCGAGCAGTTCCTGCGCCGCCTCCAGGGCGTGCTGGTGGCCCGCCGCTACGTCCTGATGGACTACGACATCCGCGCGGAGAGCGTCAGCGCCGCCGTCGCCCTCACCCCGGGCCTGGAGTCGCCGACCGTCTCGCCGCTGCACACCGAGGGCTGGGTCGCGGTGCGCTCGATGGTGCTCCGCAAGGAGGCCCAGCGGATCATGGACGACCTCTGGAGCATCGGCGCCCGGGCGATCCTGGTGACCAACATCCACGCCTGCCGCCTCTGA
- a CDS encoding PH domain-containing protein, with protein sequence MSTPVELPVTWAPRRTRAVLLPVSALLVVLFVVIAVALPQNWQLNDRIAMVISGLVFAGAALMLARPRVSADAEGVTVVNFVRSRRLAWPEIVRVNFRQGDPWASLDLADGTALAAVGIQAGGGHRAAVAAARALRDLVESRGHRDIRAG encoded by the coding sequence GTGTCCACCCCCGTCGAGCTCCCCGTCACCTGGGCCCCGCGCCGGACCAGGGCGGTGCTGCTGCCGGTCAGCGCGCTGCTGGTGGTGCTGTTCGTCGTGATCGCCGTCGCGCTGCCGCAGAACTGGCAGCTCAACGACCGGATCGCGATGGTCATCAGCGGCCTGGTCTTCGCCGGGGCCGCGCTGATGCTGGCCCGCCCCCGGGTGAGCGCCGACGCCGAGGGCGTCACGGTGGTGAACTTCGTCCGCAGCCGCCGGCTGGCCTGGCCCGAGATCGTCCGGGTGAACTTCCGCCAGGGCGACCCGTGGGCCAGCCTCGACCTCGCGGACGGCACCGCGCTGGCGGCGGTCGGCATCCAGGCGGGCGGCGGCCACCGGGCGGCCGTGGCCGCCGCCCGGGCCCTGCGCGACCTGGTCGAGAGCCGCGGCCACCGGGACATCCGGGCCGGCTGA
- a CDS encoding hemolysin family protein, with protein sequence MTTAWLLLLAAVLLILANGLFVAAEFAFVTVERGVVERSAAAGDAKSRRVARALHRLSFELSGAQLGITITSLVVGMLAAPALSTLLSPFFTGLGLSAGAARGAAVIVGMLLATVIQMVIGELVPKNWAISRPLQVARAVAAPHMAFSLVCRPLISLLNGAADRTVRALGVEPQEELGHARTPAELVSLARHSARAGVMDEESATLFVKTLGLGELTAQSVMTPRVDVSALQRDASAADVINLTRATGLSRFPVYTDSLDEVTGTVTLKDALAVSKERRGAVRVADLAVPPLLVPESLPAERLLDQLRRQQPMAIVVDEYGGTAGVVTIEDIVEEIVGEVQDEHDPEDVPELLPLPPVDGLPVWAADGGARIDQLEALGLHAPEGPYETLAGLVADLLGKIPARGEQAELPGWRFTVENVDRHRTTKVRIERTGGHHHDEDETR encoded by the coding sequence GTGACCACCGCCTGGCTGCTGTTGCTCGCGGCCGTGCTGCTCATCCTCGCCAACGGCCTCTTCGTGGCGGCCGAATTCGCCTTCGTCACCGTCGAACGCGGTGTGGTGGAACGCTCCGCCGCGGCCGGGGACGCCAAGTCCCGCCGGGTGGCCCGGGCCCTGCACCGGCTCTCCTTCGAACTCTCCGGCGCCCAGCTCGGGATCACGATCACCTCCCTGGTGGTCGGCATGCTCGCCGCTCCCGCCCTGTCGACACTGCTCAGCCCGTTCTTCACCGGGCTCGGCCTGTCCGCCGGGGCCGCCCGGGGCGCCGCGGTGATCGTGGGCATGCTGCTCGCCACCGTGATCCAGATGGTGATCGGCGAGCTCGTCCCCAAGAACTGGGCGATCTCCCGTCCGCTCCAGGTGGCCCGCGCGGTCGCCGCTCCGCACATGGCCTTCTCGCTCGTCTGCCGCCCGCTGATCAGCCTGCTCAACGGCGCGGCCGACCGGACGGTCCGGGCGCTGGGCGTCGAGCCGCAGGAGGAGTTGGGCCACGCCCGCACCCCCGCCGAGCTGGTCTCGCTGGCCCGGCACTCGGCCAGGGCGGGCGTGATGGACGAGGAGTCGGCCACCCTGTTCGTGAAGACCCTCGGCCTCGGCGAGCTGACCGCCCAGAGCGTGATGACCCCGCGCGTCGACGTCTCCGCCCTCCAGCGGGACGCCAGCGCCGCCGACGTGATCAACCTCACCCGGGCCACCGGCCTCTCCCGCTTCCCGGTCTACACGGACAGCCTGGACGAGGTCACCGGCACCGTCACGCTCAAGGACGCGCTGGCCGTGTCCAAGGAGCGGCGCGGCGCCGTCCGGGTCGCCGATCTCGCGGTGCCGCCGCTGCTCGTGCCCGAGTCACTGCCCGCCGAACGGCTGCTCGACCAGCTGCGCCGTCAGCAGCCGATGGCCATCGTGGTCGACGAGTACGGCGGCACCGCCGGTGTGGTGACGATCGAGGACATCGTCGAGGAGATCGTCGGCGAGGTCCAGGACGAGCACGACCCCGAGGACGTCCCCGAGCTCCTGCCGCTGCCGCCGGTGGACGGACTGCCCGTCTGGGCAGCCGACGGCGGGGCCAGGATCGACCAGCTGGAGGCCCTCGGCCTGCACGCCCCCGAAGGCCCGTACGAGACCCTGGCCGGCCTGGTCGCCGACCTGCTCGGCAAGATCCCGGCCCGCGGCGAGCAGGCCGAACTCCCGGGCTGGCGCTTCACCGTGGAGAACGTCGACCGGCACCGCACCACCAAGGTCCGGATCGAGCGCACCGGCGGACACCACCACGACGAGGACGAGACCCGATGA
- a CDS encoding hemolysin family protein, translating to MTALQLAAALLLLLGNAFFVGAEFAVISVRRSQVEPLAEAGNKRARTVLHALSNVSAMLAAAQLGITICSLGLGALAEPTIAHLVEGPFHSMGVPEGLIHPLSYGLALGLVVFLHMVMGEMVPKNLALAGPEKAALLLGPPLDRLARMLTPVITFLNAFANGVLRLFKVEAKDEVASVFTTEQLMYLLLDSRDAGLLDEERQERLEDALELGHRPVTDVVLPFEQLITVGPDVTAAEIEALAVRTGFSRFPVVDGDVAANGFLGYLHLKDILDVEDPAAPLPARLWRPITVVRGTLPLDDALGAMRRAASHLAAVAGPDGRTLGLVALEDVVEELVGEVHDPDHRPAAA from the coding sequence ATGACCGCGCTCCAACTGGCCGCCGCACTCCTGCTGCTGCTGGGCAACGCCTTCTTCGTCGGCGCCGAGTTCGCCGTCATCTCGGTCCGCCGCAGCCAGGTGGAGCCCCTCGCCGAGGCCGGCAACAAGCGCGCCCGCACCGTGCTGCACGCCCTGTCCAACGTCTCGGCGATGCTGGCGGCCGCCCAGCTCGGCATCACCATCTGCTCGCTGGGCCTCGGCGCCCTCGCCGAGCCGACCATCGCGCACCTGGTCGAGGGGCCGTTCCACTCGATGGGCGTCCCCGAGGGCCTGATCCACCCGCTCTCGTACGGGCTGGCCCTGGGGCTCGTGGTCTTCCTGCACATGGTGATGGGCGAGATGGTCCCCAAGAACCTGGCCCTGGCCGGTCCGGAGAAGGCCGCGCTGCTGCTCGGCCCGCCGCTGGACCGGCTGGCCCGGATGCTCACCCCGGTGATCACCTTCCTGAACGCCTTCGCCAACGGCGTGCTGCGCCTGTTCAAGGTGGAGGCCAAGGACGAGGTCGCCTCGGTCTTCACCACCGAGCAGCTGATGTACCTGCTGCTCGACTCGCGGGACGCCGGCCTGCTGGACGAGGAGCGCCAGGAGCGTCTGGAGGACGCGCTGGAGCTGGGCCACCGCCCGGTCACCGACGTGGTGCTGCCGTTCGAGCAGCTGATCACCGTCGGGCCTGACGTGACGGCGGCCGAGATCGAGGCGCTGGCGGTCCGTACCGGCTTCTCGCGCTTCCCGGTGGTGGACGGCGACGTCGCGGCCAACGGATTCCTCGGCTACCTGCACCTCAAGGACATCCTGGACGTCGAGGACCCGGCGGCGCCGCTCCCGGCCAGGCTCTGGCGCCCGATCACCGTGGTGCGCGGCACCCTGCCGCTGGACGACGCCCTGGGTGCGATGCGCAGGGCCGCCTCCCACCTGGCCGCCGTGGCCGGTCCGGACGGCCGCACGCTCGGCCTCGTCGCGCTGGAGGACGTGGTGGAGGAGCTGGTCGGCGAGGTCCACGACCCGGACCACCGCCCGGCCGCCGCGTGA
- a CDS encoding AAA family ATPase, whose amino-acid sequence MDAYQAGAYARAEEEFRAAVQLDPGMADAWLGLHALRCDTSGALLAMHRHRSRFGEQRGRHRRPLSSWYWLGWWVQPVLEDARDLALAHASHWLDGRHLPELDAALAGCAPAAEDPSVRFLRACRSYLVKDWEQLIRDTDRLLDDQLLGIEAGLFAGMARVRLDMCAQAQGPLASSLARCRSEQPQRKELRYWLARAYEGAGRSAAALPLYRAVHRADAAFMDTSARLAAISAEDGPADALLEGFAGTGGSAGGRRGADTGAAGGPAFGPDGGQSFGPDGGQSVGPDNGPAFGLVGASADEEAYDDLVDLGAEEDLGAPGDPTDPGPGPAGPPGARDQPERPAGPGPGAAPGALGGPAQGAGAGARSDAGGDPGPAPTLFLPGRAMGSQAAVPHRISPGRAGSRQELDAALDALERMVGLDPVKRQVHALSAQLRMSRLRAGEGLPVQPPKRHFVFSGPSGTGKTTVARILGRVFHSLGLLSGNHLVEAQRADLVGEFLGQTAVKANELIDSALDGVLFIDEAYSLSNSGYSKGDAYGDEALQVLLKRAEDNRDRLVVILAGYPEGMNRLLATNPGLNSRFTTRVDFPSYRPGELSAIGATLARRDGDGWDEDAAEELASICAHVVREGWIDDLGNGRFVRTLYEKSCAYRDLRLSLTGEQPSREDLATLRLPDLVQAYGELIDGRGDL is encoded by the coding sequence ATGGACGCCTACCAGGCGGGAGCCTACGCGCGCGCCGAGGAGGAGTTCCGGGCCGCGGTCCAGCTCGACCCGGGGATGGCCGACGCCTGGCTCGGCCTGCACGCCCTGCGCTGCGACACCTCCGGCGCGCTACTGGCGATGCACCGGCACCGGAGCCGCTTCGGCGAGCAGCGCGGCCGCCACCGACGGCCGCTCAGTTCCTGGTACTGGCTGGGCTGGTGGGTCCAGCCGGTGCTGGAGGACGCCCGCGACCTCGCGCTCGCGCACGCCTCGCACTGGCTGGACGGCCGCCACCTGCCCGAACTCGACGCCGCGCTCGCCGGGTGCGCGCCGGCCGCCGAGGATCCCTCCGTGCGCTTTCTGCGCGCCTGCCGCTCCTACCTGGTGAAGGACTGGGAGCAGCTGATCCGGGACACCGACCGGCTGCTGGACGACCAGCTGCTCGGCATCGAGGCCGGGCTGTTCGCCGGCATGGCCAGGGTCCGGCTCGACATGTGTGCGCAGGCCCAGGGCCCGCTGGCGTCCTCGCTCGCCCGCTGCCGGTCCGAGCAGCCGCAGCGCAAGGAACTGCGGTACTGGCTGGCGCGGGCGTACGAGGGCGCGGGGCGCAGCGCGGCCGCGCTGCCGCTCTACCGCGCGGTGCACCGGGCCGACGCGGCGTTCATGGACACCTCGGCCCGGCTCGCGGCGATATCCGCCGAGGACGGCCCGGCTGACGCCCTGTTGGAGGGCTTCGCCGGGACCGGCGGCAGCGCCGGCGGCAGACGCGGGGCGGACACCGGCGCCGCGGGCGGTCCGGCGTTCGGGCCCGACGGCGGGCAGAGTTTCGGCCCCGACGGCGGGCAGAGCGTCGGCCCCGACAACGGCCCGGCCTTCGGGCTCGTCGGCGCGAGCGCCGACGAGGAGGCGTACGACGACCTCGTGGACCTCGGCGCGGAGGAGGACCTGGGTGCGCCCGGGGATCCCACCGATCCGGGACCGGGACCGGCGGGCCCGCCCGGTGCCCGCGACCAGCCGGAGCGACCGGCCGGACCGGGGCCCGGTGCGGCGCCTGGCGCCCTCGGCGGACCCGCCCAGGGCGCCGGTGCGGGCGCCCGCTCCGACGCCGGCGGCGATCCCGGCCCCGCGCCGACCCTGTTCCTGCCCGGCCGGGCGATGGGATCGCAGGCCGCCGTCCCGCACCGGATCTCCCCCGGGCGGGCCGGCAGCCGCCAGGAGCTGGACGCCGCACTCGACGCTCTGGAGCGGATGGTCGGCCTGGACCCGGTGAAGCGCCAGGTCCACGCGCTCTCCGCGCAGTTGCGGATGTCCCGGCTGCGGGCCGGCGAGGGGTTGCCGGTGCAGCCCCCCAAGCGCCACTTCGTCTTCTCCGGCCCCTCCGGCACCGGAAAGACCACGGTGGCCCGGATCCTGGGGAGGGTCTTCCACTCGCTCGGGCTGCTCTCCGGCAATCACCTGGTGGAGGCCCAGCGGGCCGACCTGGTCGGGGAGTTCCTCGGTCAGACCGCCGTCAAGGCGAACGAGTTGATCGACTCGGCGCTGGACGGCGTGCTCTTCATCGACGAGGCGTACAGCCTCTCCAACTCCGGCTACAGCAAGGGCGACGCGTACGGCGACGAGGCCCTCCAGGTGCTGCTGAAGCGGGCCGAGGACAACCGGGACCGGCTGGTGGTGATCCTCGCCGGCTACCCCGAGGGGATGAACCGGCTGCTGGCCACCAACCCCGGGCTCAACTCCCGGTTCACCACCCGGGTCGACTTCCCGAGCTACCGGCCCGGGGAGCTGAGCGCGATCGGTGCCACGCTGGCCCGCAGGGACGGCGACGGCTGGGACGAGGACGCCGCCGAGGAGCTCGCCAGCATCTGCGCGCACGTGGTCCGCGAGGGCTGGATCGACGACCTCGGCAACGGCCGGTTCGTCCGCACCCTGTACGAGAAGTCCTGCGCCTACCGCGACCTGCGGCTCTCGCTCACCGGCGAGCAGCCGAGCCGGGAGGACCTGGCCACCCTGCGACTGCCCGACCTGGTGCAGGCGTACGGAGAACTGATCGACGGCCGGGGCGACCTCTGA